CGCCGGCCACTTCCGCACTTCGGTGTGGAAAGGGCTGGAGATCATCGAGGGCCTACGCGGCCACGTCTCCGGGCTAGGCGTGCCGACCTACGTGGTCGACGGCCTGCACGGCGCGGGCAAGATTCCGCTGATGCCGAACTACCTCGTCTCGGCCAGCGAGAACGCCGTGATCCTGCGCAACTGTGATCTTGTTGGAAGGGGGAGGGCCTGCTGTTCCGCTACGCTCCTGAAGACAAGGACGGCGGCGAGCAGAGCCACTATCCCTCGTTGGGCGTCAGCGGTCTTCTTGGCGGCCAATCTGGCCCCTTGATCCCCGTCGGCAACCGCCGCATGGCCCGCCGCGAAGAGCACGAGGCCGACTCTGACTCCCTCTCCCACCGGGGGAGAGCTGGGGTGGGGGTGGCCGAAGTCGAGTCGAACGGCAACGGCCACCACAACGGCAACGGTCACGCCAACGGCAGCGATGACTCCCTCTCCCTCCTGGAGAGGGCCGGGGTGAGGGCGGCGAAGCCGAAGAACGGGCATGCCAAGCTCAACGGCAACGGCCACGCCAATGGGAACGGCAAGTCCCTCTCCCTCGGAGAGAGGGCTGGGGTGAGGGCGGATGGCAACGCCACCTTCCCCACCTTGCCGATCATCGATCGGCTCTCCTGAACCTGTTCGCCAATTTGCAACGAAGGCGCCGCGGGCCGGCCTCAAATCCGGCCCGCGGTTTTGTTTATCGTAGCAGGCACACTCCGTGTGCCGACGCCACGTCCCAACGGAGGATAGCCTTCCCAGGCCTTCCCAGGCCGTCTCGGATGCCATGTGTCCAGCGCTTTGCTAGAATCGTTGGTGTCGCAAAAGCCGCGAGGAAGCTATCGTCATGCCCGACCGCATCTATATCGAAACCACAATCGTGAGCTACCTGGCCGCACGGCCCAGCCGCGACGTGGTGATTGCCGGTCATCAGCAGACGACGCACGAATGGTGGGACACTCGGCGAGAAAGTTACGAACTGTGTGTCTCCGAAGTCGTGTTGGAGGAAGCGGCACTCGGCGACCCGCAGGCGGCTCAAGACCGGCTTGAGCTCCTGAACGACATGACGCTCCTGCCAATCGCGCCCGAAGCACTGCCGTTGGCTGAGGCGTTGGTTCAAGCAGGCGCCTTACCGGAACAGGCCGCCCACGATGCGCTGCATATTGCCGTCTCAGCCGTGAACGGAATACCATATCTGTTGACGTGGAACTGCCGGCACCTGGCGAATGCGACGATGCGGCCCATCATCGAACCGGTCTGCGCAGCAAAGGGGTTTAAGGCGCCGATTATCTGCACGCCCGAAGAACTCTTGGGAGCAAAGCCATGAACGATCCTATTGTCGACGAGGTTTGGAGAATCAAGAACGAGTTGGCCGCTCGCTTCAACTACGACCTGAAAGCCATCTACGACCACCTGAAGCAACGCGAGAAGGAGCGGGAAGAAAAAACTGGCCGCAAGTTCGTCTCCTACCCTCCACGCCGCGTTGAGCCGCCCTCAGCGCCACAGCCGAGCACACCGGCGGCGCCGGTTCCCGCGAACACGACATTACCGGACGCAACCCCAGCCGCTGAGCATTAGGGCCGCAAGCCGCCGATATGCGAGATCGACCATGGTGAAGCGCAGCGACATTCGATTCAGCCAACTCCAGGCATTTCTCGAATGGCTCGGCGTTTCGCGAACTCACGACAAGCGGGCCTGGCGTTTCGAGCACGAGCGATCGGGAACGATTTTCGTCTTCCGCCGCTATCGCCGAGCCGAACGCGTATTCATGCCTAGCCTATTTGGCATCCGCTGGCAGCTCGACGGCCACGGCATGGTGCCTGACCAAGCGTTGGATTGAGTCGTCGATGACGACGCGCGCGTGAGGGAGCTGCGCCGTCGTAGGCTCAGCCCCGTCGTAGGCTCAGCGCCGTCGTAGGCTCAGCGCCGTCGAGTGGGCGATTCGCCCAGACGAGCCAGCAGCGGGCAGAGCATCGTCAGTGTCGGCTCGTCGGCGCTTTGCAGTAGATCGTCGAAGAGTGCTTTCGCCCGGTTGCGAAGAGTTGCGAGCGAGTCGGGCTGCCCGCCAAGGGGCAACAGGTCATGAGCCGTCGTTCCCAGTGCCCCCGCAAGCCTGCCCAATAGATCGATGCCAGGGGCGGCGGCACCACTTTCGAGCTTCCAAACGTAGCTGACGGCGACATGCGCCTGGCGAGCCAGCTCGACTTGCGTCATCCCACGAGAGGAGCGAACTTGGCGCAGCCGGGCGGCGAATTGCTCGACAATCTGGGCATGCTTGATGGTGGTCTTGCGCTTGGCCATGGCTCCCCCGTTGGGTTTTCGAGAAAACCGGCCAGCAAGCACTACTCGCTATTGAGGGTATTGACACTCACTATTTGATAGCTAGACTAGCAGAACGGCTTGCGGCGCCGTCGCCAGCCTTCTTGGCAGGCGGCCCAACTCGCCACGAGCGGTTGCATTTCACCAACTTGGCGTTTGTTTGCAAAGGAGGCTCGCGATGGGTCGTGCGTGCTTGGCTGGACTGCTTGTGGCAATATTTTTGGCGAGCTCGTTCGCGTGTGGGGCGGCACGCGCCCACGG
The sequence above is drawn from the Pirellulales bacterium genome and encodes:
- a CDS encoding type II toxin-antitoxin system VapC family toxin is translated as MPDRIYIETTIVSYLAARPSRDVVIAGHQQTTHEWWDTRRESYELCVSEVVLEEAALGDPQAAQDRLELLNDMTLLPIAPEALPLAEALVQAGALPEQAAHDALHIAVSAVNGIPYLLTWNCRHLANATMRPIIEPVCAAKGFKAPIICTPEELLGAKP
- a CDS encoding helix-turn-helix transcriptional regulator, encoding MAKRKTTIKHAQIVEQFAARLRQVRSSRGMTQVELARQAHVAVSYVWKLESGAAAPGIDLLGRLAGALGTTAHDLLPLGGQPDSLATLRNRAKALFDDLLQSADEPTLTMLCPLLARLGESPTRRR